One part of the Saprospiraceae bacterium genome encodes these proteins:
- the rsgA gene encoding ribosome small subunit-dependent GTPase A, which translates to MVGLILRSTGSWYEVLLEESKKIISCRIVGKLKLDKENLTNPVAVGDRVELELENENQGNIHGVLPRKNYIARQSPKSRLQLHLIACNIDQALLISCMRDPILKIGFIDRFLLTTEPQNIPVIIVFNKWDIYTESDKSEFNELKNVYEKIGYEVHAVSSKDAMGVSELRLKLKNKTTLLSGQSGVGKSSLINQLNPGLNLKTSRLSGYSGKGIHTTTFAEMFPLDFGGYLIDTPGVKSLTFNNLDVMDIAHNYREFFKASANCRFGSQCTHRNEPDCAVKTEIANGTISEIRYKNYLNVLEEVEAQNFWERNRKY; encoded by the coding sequence ATGGTCGGATTAATATTGCGTTCTACAGGTAGTTGGTATGAAGTTTTGTTAGAAGAATCTAAAAAGATAATTTCATGTCGGATTGTTGGTAAATTAAAATTAGATAAAGAAAATTTAACAAATCCGGTGGCTGTTGGAGATCGCGTTGAGTTGGAATTGGAAAATGAAAACCAAGGGAATATTCATGGTGTCTTACCCCGAAAAAATTACATTGCACGGCAATCCCCTAAATCAAGATTACAATTACATTTAATAGCATGTAATATTGACCAGGCATTATTAATAAGTTGTATGCGCGATCCGATTCTCAAAATTGGTTTTATCGATCGCTTTTTGTTAACTACAGAGCCACAAAATATTCCTGTAATTATTGTTTTTAATAAATGGGACATTTATACAGAAAGTGATAAATCAGAATTTAATGAACTCAAAAATGTTTATGAAAAAATTGGGTATGAGGTGCATGCAGTATCTTCAAAAGATGCCATGGGGGTTTCCGAATTACGCTTAAAATTAAAAAATAAAACGACGCTCCTATCTGGACAATCGGGTGTTGGAAAATCATCTCTCATAAATCAATTAAATCCAGGACTTAATTTAAAAACCAGTCGCTTATCTGGTTATAGTGGCAAAGGCATCCATACTACTACATTTGCTGAAATGTTTCCTTTAGATTTTGGTGGGTACCTAATCGATACTCCTGGAGTAAAATCATTAACATTCAATAATCTTGATGTTATGGATATCGCGCATAACTATCGGGAATTTTTCAAAGCTTCTGCAAATTGTCGTTTTGGTTCACAATGTACACACCGGAATGAACCTGATTGTGCTGTTAAAACTGAAATAGCCAATGGAACTATTAGTGAAATCCGGTATAAAAACTACCTCAATGTTTTAGAAGAAGTAGAAGCTCAGAATTTTTGGGAACGAAATCGGAAATATTAA
- the rsmA gene encoding ribosomal RNA small subunit methyltransferase A, producing MSLFAKKSYGQHFLNNDSILQKIADRVAQQDINSILEIGPGRGALTNFLLRLNKKFLAVEADRDMQNHLLHNRILTEDQLICEDVLKTDFTALFDGNEFLLCGNFPYNISSQILIKTLLNSERIPVMIGMFQKEVVMRIISGPSTKEYGKLSVMTQLMYEGKRCFDINPSAFTPAPKVMSSVLELRRKSDALSKEKFLQIQKLVRTSFQFRRKTLRNNLKSYVQDPTILADSYFDQRPEELSPSEFLNLLSKLHTT from the coding sequence ATGAGTTTATTTGCAAAGAAATCCTACGGACAACATTTTCTGAATAATGATTCTATTCTTCAGAAGATTGCGGATCGGGTCGCACAACAGGATATCAATTCTATCTTGGAGATCGGGCCTGGTCGGGGAGCGTTGACAAATTTTTTATTGAGATTAAATAAAAAATTTCTGGCCGTAGAAGCAGATCGGGATATGCAGAATCATCTTTTACATAATAGAATTCTCACAGAAGATCAGTTGATATGTGAAGATGTATTAAAAACAGATTTTACTGCCTTATTTGACGGAAATGAATTTTTGTTATGTGGAAATTTTCCATATAACATCTCCTCCCAGATTTTAATTAAAACCTTATTAAATTCTGAGCGCATTCCAGTAATGATCGGTATGTTTCAAAAAGAAGTAGTCATGCGGATTATTTCAGGCCCTAGTACCAAAGAATATGGTAAATTAAGTGTAATGACCCAATTGATGTATGAAGGTAAAAGATGTTTCGACATTAATCCATCGGCTTTTACACCAGCGCCAAAAGTGATGTCTTCAGTTTTGGAATTGAGGCGAAAGTCTGATGCATTATCTAAAGAAAAGTTTCTTCAGATTCAAAAATTGGTGCGTACATCTTTTCAGTTTCGAAGAAAAACATTGCGCAATAATTTAAAATCCTATGTGCAGGATCCAACGATTCTAGCGGATTCATATTTTGATCAGCGCCCGGAAGAATTAAGTCCATCTGAATTTCTGAATTTATTAAGCAAATTGCATACAACTTAA
- a CDS encoding MBOAT family protein, with product MVFNSYTFIVFFIVVVILHHLPFSWKLKKINLLLASYVFYAAWNPIFILLLWLSTLVDFFVGRLLYNENNLIRKKLLLIISLVGNLGMLCFFKYGGFLLDNFVFFVNQIGFDYHPAEPNIILPAGISFYTFTTLCYTIDMYRKESKPVKSLLDFSLFVTFFPHLVAGPIVRPPQLVPQFENPHTASRKQMIQGLFLLSLGLFMKVVLADSMLAESAKTVFGASQVLATLDAWMGVLAFSGQIFFDFAGYSTCAIGVASCLGFSLPENFIYPYAAIGFSDFWRRWHITLSKWLRDYLYIPLGGNRNGTFKTYVNLMITMLLGGLWHGANWTFVVWGALHGFYLWIEKMIVDFRYKKINRIENQESGIASKNEIVIPGFISKFFTNKIFLALLTYFLVNVTWVFFRATDFSSAWRLLASMFLLVPQGAVLLSHLSILKITIITLGTLIVHWIMRSRNLLVEFEKMHWLTVGIIWSIMLLLLIICQESSSSFIYFQF from the coding sequence ATGGTCTTCAATTCATACACGTTCATCGTTTTCTTTATCGTAGTTGTAATTCTACATCATTTACCTTTTAGCTGGAAGCTTAAAAAGATAAATTTACTCTTAGCGAGTTATGTCTTTTATGCAGCCTGGAACCCCATTTTTATTCTTCTATTATGGTTATCTACATTAGTCGATTTTTTTGTTGGTCGATTACTATATAATGAAAATAATCTGATCCGAAAAAAACTATTACTTATAATTAGTCTTGTCGGAAATTTAGGCATGCTTTGCTTTTTCAAATATGGAGGATTTTTACTGGATAATTTTGTATTCTTTGTAAATCAAATTGGATTTGATTATCATCCAGCTGAACCGAACATTATTTTACCTGCAGGAATTTCATTTTATACATTTACTACGCTTTGCTATACGATTGATATGTATCGTAAAGAAAGCAAACCTGTAAAATCTTTATTAGACTTTTCACTTTTTGTAACTTTTTTTCCACATTTGGTCGCAGGACCCATTGTAAGACCTCCACAATTAGTACCCCAATTTGAAAATCCTCACACAGCAAGTCGCAAACAAATGATTCAAGGACTTTTCTTGCTTTCCCTGGGATTATTTATGAAAGTTGTATTAGCAGATAGCATGCTGGCGGAATCTGCTAAAACAGTTTTTGGAGCTTCGCAAGTTTTAGCAACCCTGGATGCATGGATGGGCGTACTTGCTTTTTCAGGACAAATATTCTTTGATTTTGCAGGATATTCAACCTGTGCTATTGGCGTTGCATCTTGCCTTGGATTTAGTTTGCCGGAAAATTTTATTTACCCCTATGCCGCTATCGGATTCTCTGACTTCTGGCGACGCTGGCATATTACCTTATCAAAATGGTTGCGGGATTACTTATATATTCCATTGGGTGGAAACCGCAATGGAACATTCAAAACATATGTAAATTTAATGATCACCATGTTATTAGGTGGACTTTGGCATGGTGCCAATTGGACATTTGTTGTATGGGGAGCCTTACATGGATTCTATTTGTGGATTGAAAAAATGATTGTAGATTTTAGATATAAAAAAATCAACAGAATTGAAAATCAGGAATCCGGAATTGCATCAAAAAATGAAATTGTAATACCTGGGTTTATATCTAAATTTTTTACAAATAAGATTTTTTTAGCATTACTTACTTATTTTCTTGTCAATGTTACCTGGGTATTTTTTAGAGCAACAGATTTTAGTTCCGCATGGAGACTCTTGGCTTCTATGTTTTTACTGGTGCCACAAGGTGCCGTATTGTTAAGTCATTTAAGTATCCTAAAAATTACGATTATTACGCTTGGGACTTTAATTGTTCATTGGATCATGCGAAGCCGGAATTTATTAGTTGAATTTGAAAAAATGCATTGGTTAACTGTAGGAATTATCTGGTCAATTATGCTGTTACTGTTAATAATCTGTCAGGAAAGCAGCAGTTCATTTATATACTTCCAATTTTAA
- a CDS encoding redoxin domain-containing protein, translating into MIRILVLVSLFLFTTCNQNDLKIGDIAPAFTKMEWIQSPPLILSDLKGKVVLIRWWTDQCIYCVQSADALNTWHKSYSDSGLVVIGLYHPKPLPKQCDIEEIREFAMEKEFQFPIAIDNQWTNLKKFKAELNPENFTSLSFLIGKDSKIIYIHPGGEYHETLEKGHENCVRDYYEIQQRIQLAIRSK; encoded by the coding sequence ATGATACGCATTCTAGTTTTGGTTTCTTTGTTTTTATTTACCACTTGTAATCAAAATGATTTAAAAATTGGTGACATCGCTCCAGCGTTTACTAAAATGGAGTGGATCCAATCCCCACCGTTAATATTATCTGATTTAAAAGGCAAGGTAGTGCTCATTCGATGGTGGACAGATCAATGTATTTACTGTGTACAATCTGCAGATGCATTAAATACATGGCACAAAAGTTATAGTGATTCAGGTTTGGTCGTAATCGGCTTGTATCATCCTAAACCTTTACCTAAACAATGTGATATTGAAGAGATTCGTGAATTTGCTATGGAAAAAGAATTTCAATTTCCAATTGCTATAGACAATCAATGGACAAATTTGAAAAAATTTAAGGCAGAATTAAATCCTGAAAATTTTACCTCGCTTAGTTTCCTAATTGGAAAAGATAGCAAAATCATTTATATTCATCCTGGCGGCGAATACCATGAAACTTTAGAAAAAGGGCATGAAAATTGCGTTCGCGATTATTATGAAATCCAACAAAGGATTCAGCTAGCAATCCGATCAAAATGA
- a CDS encoding rhodanese-related sulfurtransferase, with product MKKLFNQINRLELIQKMKQSEEKRITLSFYKYTRIFNPEFFRNHFYSKLDEIGTLGRIYLAEEGINGQISILEKQHIQFKNIIDEIDFLRGIRLNYAIEDDGKSFFKLAIKVRKKIVADGIDDPTFDSSDCGIHLNAKEFNDLIEKPETIVVDMRNHYESEIGHFKNAITPDVVTFRESLPIIVNQLQECKDREIVMYCTGGIRCEKASAYFKHAGFEKVYQLNGGIIEYARQVDQLDLENKFIGKNFVFDERLGERISDEIISRCHQCGVLSDHHVNCKNDQCHILFLQCPNCAEKYEECCSRRCADFIKLDPITKHQVQESLEFNGSKFSKGRYKAIGKDEALNLG from the coding sequence ATGAAAAAGCTATTTAATCAAATCAACCGCCTGGAGTTGATCCAAAAAATGAAACAAAGTGAAGAAAAGCGAATCACCCTTTCATTTTATAAATATACCCGAATTTTTAATCCTGAATTTTTTAGAAATCATTTCTATTCTAAATTAGATGAAATTGGCACCTTAGGGAGAATCTATTTAGCAGAAGAAGGTATCAACGGCCAAATTTCAATCCTTGAAAAACAGCATATTCAATTTAAAAATATTATTGATGAAATTGACTTCCTTCGGGGAATTCGTTTGAATTATGCGATTGAAGATGATGGAAAATCTTTTTTTAAGTTGGCAATTAAAGTCCGTAAAAAAATCGTCGCTGACGGCATTGATGATCCTACATTTGATTCTTCTGATTGTGGTATACATCTCAATGCAAAAGAATTTAATGATTTAATAGAAAAGCCAGAAACGATTGTAGTGGATATGCGTAATCATTACGAAAGTGAAATCGGTCATTTCAAAAATGCAATTACACCAGATGTAGTGACGTTTAGAGAGTCATTGCCAATTATTGTAAATCAACTTCAAGAATGTAAGGACAGAGAAATTGTGATGTATTGTACAGGAGGAATCCGCTGTGAAAAAGCGAGTGCATATTTCAAGCATGCTGGTTTCGAAAAGGTGTACCAATTAAATGGTGGAATTATAGAATACGCACGTCAGGTAGATCAACTGGATCTTGAAAATAAATTTATTGGTAAAAACTTTGTCTTTGATGAACGACTTGGTGAACGGATTTCAGATGAAATCATCAGCAGATGCCATCAATGTGGTGTTCTAAGTGACCATCATGTAAATTGCAAGAATGATCAATGTCATATATTATTTCTACAATGTCCGAATTGTGCAGAAAAATATGAAGAATGTTGCTCCAGAAGGTGTGCAGACTTTATAAAACTGGACCCTATAACAAAACATCAAGTTCAGGAATCTTTGGAATTTAATGGCAGTAAATTTTCAAAAGGAAGATATAAAGCAATTGGCAAAGATGAAGCGCTCAATTTAGGTTGA
- a CDS encoding geranylgeranylglyceryl/heptaprenylglyceryl phosphate synthase, translating into MSKWILKEIQKKKSLGIKSLAVLIDPDYSKIRNLETTIELSNESKVDYFFIGGSLVMQDRMDECVKLIRETSNIPIVLFPGSTFQIHAQADALLFLSLLSGRNADYLIGKQVESSMRLFGSKLEIISTAYLLIDGKNSNTASYISQTLPIPNNKPDIALATAMAGQMLNMQLVYLDAGSGAQEPVPVNMIQKLSQFIEIPIIIGGGIRDAETVFQTIHAGADLVVIGNILEENPQQLKSMMNVVSNYSPLHVKR; encoded by the coding sequence ATGAGTAAATGGATATTAAAAGAAATTCAAAAGAAAAAATCCCTGGGCATTAAAAGTCTGGCAGTACTCATTGATCCGGATTATTCAAAAATTAGAAATCTTGAGACCACGATTGAACTATCCAATGAGAGTAAGGTGGATTACTTTTTCATTGGAGGCAGTCTGGTGATGCAAGACCGAATGGATGAATGTGTTAAATTAATTCGTGAAACAAGTAATATACCAATTGTTTTATTTCCCGGAAGTACATTTCAAATTCATGCACAGGCAGATGCATTGTTATTTTTATCCTTGTTATCTGGCAGAAATGCAGATTATCTTATCGGCAAACAAGTAGAATCTTCAATGCGACTATTTGGAAGTAAATTAGAAATCATCTCAACGGCTTATTTATTAATTGATGGGAAAAATAGCAATACTGCATCCTATATTAGCCAAACATTACCGATACCAAATAATAAGCCAGATATCGCATTAGCCACAGCTATGGCTGGACAAATGTTGAATATGCAATTGGTCTATTTAGATGCTGGTAGTGGTGCACAGGAGCCCGTTCCTGTAAACATGATTCAAAAATTAAGTCAATTTATTGAAATTCCAATCATCATAGGTGGTGGAATTCGGGATGCTGAAACCGTTTTTCAAACAATACATGCAGGTGCAGATCTTGTTGTCATTGGCAATATATTAGAGGAAAATCCACAACAATTAAAATCCATGATGAATGTTGTTAGTAATTATTCACCATTGCATGTGAAACGTTAA
- a CDS encoding SDR family oxidoreductase, giving the protein MEIVNAKVLITGGSQGIGLETARLLISKGAQVVICGRNREHLEQAAMETNAIAITADVSNENQVIDLIEKSKAAMGGLNVLINNAGYGYFNLLESIDIDAFRKLLETNVIGATLCAREAAKHFIQIQTGNIINIASTAAKSGFPSGTAYCASKFALAALTECWRAELRKYNIRVMQVNPSEVQTNFVINSGRDARPFNDTKLQATEIAHSILSMLEMNDRGFITELTVFATNPQ; this is encoded by the coding sequence ATGGAAATAGTAAACGCAAAAGTATTGATCACTGGAGGTAGTCAGGGTATTGGATTGGAAACTGCAAGATTGTTAATTTCAAAAGGGGCTCAGGTTGTTATTTGTGGCAGGAATAGAGAACATTTAGAACAAGCAGCTATGGAAACCAATGCAATAGCAATAACAGCAGATGTCAGTAATGAAAATCAAGTAATCGATTTGATTGAAAAATCAAAGGCTGCTATGGGAGGTTTAAATGTACTTATCAATAATGCAGGCTATGGATATTTTAATTTATTAGAAAGTATAGATATTGATGCCTTCAGAAAATTGTTGGAAACCAATGTAATAGGGGCAACATTATGTGCACGGGAGGCAGCAAAGCATTTTATTCAAATTCAAACAGGAAATATTATAAATATAGCATCCACTGCTGCAAAATCTGGTTTTCCATCGGGAACGGCTTATTGTGCAAGTAAATTTGCATTAGCCGCACTTACGGAATGTTGGCGTGCAGAATTGAGGAAATACAATATTCGCGTGATGCAAGTGAACCCGAGTGAAGTTCAAACTAATTTTGTGATCAATAGTGGTAGAGATGCTAGACCTTTTAATGACACGAAATTACAGGCTACAGAAATTGCACATAGTATATTAAGTATGTTGGAAATGAATGATCGTGGTTTTATTACAGAACTAACTGTTTTTGCTACGAATCCACAATAA
- the uvrB gene encoding excinuclease ABC subunit UvrB, producing MSFKLESNYQPTGDQPQAIKQLVDGINNRERAQVLLGVTGSGKTFTMANVIAQVNKPTLVMTHNKTLTAQLYGEFKEFFPDNAVEYFVSYYDYYQPEAYLSVSDTYIEKDLQINEEVDKLRLKATSSLLSGRRDIIIVATVSCIFGMGNPEDYKTGIIRLQKGQIYSRNAFLFKLVDSLYNRTEGQLTRGEFRVKGDTVDIHLPYADYGYRIHFLGDEIENIDQIELSTGKRIISMDFAAIFPANLYVAPKDRLKQIIRSIEDELFAQTKYFESENKYLEAKRVSERTQFDLEMIRELGYCSGIENYSRFFDGRVPGTRPFCLLDYFPEDYLLVIDESHVTIPQIRGMWGGDRARKQNLVQFGFRLPSALDNRPLNFDEFELQYNQIIYVSATPADYELSQTEGEFVEQVVRPTGLLDPPIDVRPSFNQIDDLLEEIQKRKIKNERVLVTTLTKRMAEELSKYLQGLSILCKYIHSEIDTMERVEILRDLRLGEFDVLVGVNLLREGLDLPEVSLVAILDADKEGFLRNARSLTQTAGRAARNSNGLVIFYADKVTDSMQKTIDETNRRRAIQIHYNLENNITPTTLSKSREEILQKSSILDMRGPQNPYIEKTEPSIAADPLIAYMNRTQLEKLIQQTEQKMKAAAKDLDFIQAASYRDEMNALKKKLKETLH from the coding sequence ATGTCATTTAAACTAGAATCCAATTACCAACCTACTGGTGATCAACCTCAAGCAATCAAGCAATTGGTTGATGGTATTAACAACAGAGAGCGCGCTCAGGTTTTATTAGGCGTCACAGGATCTGGCAAAACCTTTACCATGGCAAATGTTATTGCCCAAGTAAATAAGCCTACCCTCGTAATGACACATAATAAAACATTGACAGCACAATTGTACGGAGAATTTAAAGAGTTTTTTCCAGATAATGCAGTGGAGTATTTTGTTTCTTATTATGACTATTATCAACCGGAAGCTTATCTTTCTGTGTCTGATACCTATATAGAAAAGGATTTACAAATAAATGAAGAAGTAGATAAACTTAGATTGAAAGCCACCTCTTCCCTATTATCAGGAAGAAGAGATATCATTATTGTTGCCACAGTTTCTTGCATTTTTGGGATGGGAAATCCAGAAGATTATAAAACAGGCATTATTCGCTTGCAAAAAGGGCAGATATATTCAAGAAACGCTTTTTTGTTCAAATTGGTAGATAGCTTATATAATCGAACAGAAGGGCAATTAACTAGAGGAGAATTCAGAGTCAAAGGCGATACTGTTGATATCCATCTTCCGTATGCAGATTATGGTTACCGGATTCACTTTTTAGGGGATGAAATTGAAAATATTGATCAAATAGAATTAAGTACCGGAAAGCGTATTATTAGCATGGATTTTGCAGCAATTTTTCCTGCAAATTTATATGTTGCGCCGAAGGATCGTTTAAAGCAGATCATTCGATCCATAGAGGATGAGCTATTCGCACAAACAAAATACTTTGAATCTGAAAATAAATATTTAGAAGCTAAACGAGTTTCAGAAAGAACCCAATTTGACCTTGAAATGATTAGAGAATTGGGATATTGCAGTGGAATAGAAAATTACTCGCGATTTTTTGATGGCAGAGTCCCAGGTACTCGACCTTTTTGTTTATTAGATTATTTTCCAGAAGATTATTTATTGGTAATTGATGAAAGTCATGTTACGATTCCTCAAATCCGGGGAATGTGGGGAGGTGACCGTGCAAGAAAACAAAATCTTGTTCAGTTTGGTTTTCGCCTTCCATCTGCTTTGGATAACCGACCTCTAAATTTTGATGAATTTGAATTGCAGTACAATCAAATAATTTATGTTAGTGCAACTCCAGCAGATTATGAACTTTCTCAAACAGAAGGAGAGTTTGTAGAACAAGTCGTGCGGCCAACTGGATTATTGGATCCTCCTATTGATGTTAGACCTTCCTTCAATCAAATTGATGATTTATTAGAAGAAATTCAAAAAAGAAAAATAAAGAACGAACGCGTATTAGTGACTACCCTGACAAAGCGAATGGCAGAAGAACTTAGTAAATATTTACAGGGACTCAGTATTTTGTGCAAATACATCCATTCTGAAATAGATACTATGGAGCGCGTAGAAATATTACGGGATCTGCGACTTGGAGAGTTTGATGTTTTGGTTGGTGTCAATTTATTGAGAGAAGGTTTGGACTTACCTGAAGTTTCTTTAGTTGCAATCCTTGATGCAGATAAGGAAGGATTTTTAAGAAATGCACGTTCACTGACACAAACAGCAGGTCGTGCAGCCAGGAATTCAAATGGATTAGTAATCTTTTATGCTGATAAAGTTACGGATTCTATGCAAAAAACAATCGATGAAACAAATCGACGTCGGGCTATTCAGATTCATTATAATCTTGAGAATAATATAACTCCAACAACCTTGAGTAAAAGCAGAGAAGAGATCCTCCAAAAGAGTTCTATCCTAGATATGAGAGGCCCTCAAAATCCTTATATTGAAAAAACAGAACCAAGTATTGCAGCAGATCCTCTGATTGCCTATATGAACCGAACACAATTGGAAAAACTGATTCAACAAACGGAACAAAAAATGAAAGCGGCAGCCAAAGATTTAGATTTCATACAAGCGGCTTCCTACCGGGACGAAATGAATGCATTAAAGAAAAAACTAAAGGAAACACTTCATTAA
- a CDS encoding alpha/beta fold hydrolase: protein MKEQSAIPLHFKKAGNGPVLIILHGLFGSLDNWQSFSKTLSEKFTVYTLDLRNHGKSPHTDSFSYPLMALDVIQFLEGNQLNRVYLLGHSMGGKVVLEMLHQAAPQIEKAIILDIAPKSYPRGHDSVFDAMFSLNLELTKTRIEADLKIMEYIPEFAVRQFILKNLDRDKEGNFFWKPNLKALYENYSEINKEINFKHPIQKDVLFVKGSLSPYLNTQDERTIIEFLPHAQFKEVEGAGHWIHADKPLELLEIVNLYFA, encoded by the coding sequence GTGAAAGAACAATCAGCTATTCCACTGCATTTTAAAAAAGCAGGTAACGGACCGGTTTTAATAATATTGCATGGTTTATTTGGAAGTCTCGATAATTGGCAAAGCTTTAGTAAAACTTTAAGTGAAAAGTTTACTGTTTACACGCTTGATTTACGCAATCATGGTAAATCCCCGCATACTGATAGCTTTTCATATCCTTTAATGGCGCTCGATGTGATTCAGTTTTTAGAGGGGAATCAATTAAATAGAGTGTATCTCTTAGGACACAGTATGGGTGGAAAAGTAGTGTTGGAAATGCTCCATCAGGCGGCTCCGCAAATCGAGAAGGCTATCATTTTAGATATTGCTCCAAAATCTTATCCAAGAGGCCATGATTCTGTCTTTGATGCCATGTTTTCTTTAAATTTAGAGCTTACAAAAACGAGAATCGAAGCAGATTTAAAAATTATGGAATATATCCCTGAATTTGCAGTTCGACAATTTATTTTAAAAAATCTGGATCGGGATAAAGAAGGAAATTTTTTCTGGAAACCTAATTTAAAAGCCTTGTATGAAAATTATTCAGAAATCAATAAAGAAATTAATTTTAAACATCCGATTCAAAAAGATGTTCTTTTCGTGAAAGGAAGTTTATCTCCATATCTAAATACTCAGGATGAACGTACGATAATTGAATTCTTACCACATGCTCAATTTAAAGAAGTTGAAGGAGCTGGTCATTGGATTCATGCAGATAAGCCACTGGAATTATTGGAAATTGTGAATCTATATTTTGCTTGA